In the genome of Monodelphis domestica isolate mMonDom1 chromosome 2, mMonDom1.pri, whole genome shotgun sequence, one region contains:
- the LOC100029008 gene encoding uroplakin-3b isoform X1: protein MGGAWGAPFSLLLLLISYRTVTSLDQIPYTPQISALALEGKVTAATFSLEQPRCIFSELAAPADAVWLVVAFSNATEDFQNPKTAAEIPSYTELSSSFYYMTLKLSPDLYPCEEEDIAVLRVGSDTNCLRNLSQEYCNAPLLAPGPYRVKFLVMDNNGQPKAETRWSDPITLNQGKDPRSIDTWPGRRSGCMIVITSILSTFAGLLVIAFLIASTVQFSSLWWPEDPSPPEQLHIGSFIGKRYTTHHIPPSEADTLPVGWGAHLPPGPCPAPIV from the exons ACCAAATCCCGTACACGCCGCAGATCTCCGCGCTGGCCCTGGAGGGGAAGGTCACTGCGGCCACGTTCTCTCTGGAGCAGCCCAGATGCATCTTCTCAGAGCTCGCCGCCCCGGCTGATGCTGTCTGGCTGGTGGTCGCCTTCAGCAATG CCACGGAGGATTTCCAGAACCCTAAGACTGCCGCAGAGATCCCCTCCTACACTGAACTGTCCAGCAGCTTTTACTACATGACCCTGAAGCTGTCTCCTGACCTCTACCCGTGTGAGGAAGAAGACATCGCCGTCCTCCGTGTGGGCAGTGACACCAACTGCCTCCGAAACCTGAGCCAGGAGTACTGCAACGCTCCCCTCTTGGCCCCTGGTCCTTACAG GGTGAAGTTTCTGGTGATGGACAACAATGGCCAGCCCAAGGCAGAGACGCGGTGGTCAGACCCAATCACTCTCAACCAAG GGAAGGACCCCAGAAGCATTGATACTTGGCCGGGCAGGAGAAGTGGCTGCATGATCGTCATCACCTCCATCCTCTCCACCTTTGCGGGCCTCCTGGTGATCGCCTTCCTCATCGCCTCCACCGTCCAGTT CTCCAGCCTCTGGTGGCCCGAGGACCCCTCCCCGCCGGAGCAGCTGCACATCGGCTCCTTCATTGGGAAGCGCTACACGACCCACCACATCCCGCCCAGCGAGGCAGACACGCTGCCCGTGGGCTGGGGAGCCCACCTGCCCCCCGGCCCCTGCCCTGCTCCCATAGTCTGA